A window of the Candidatus Omnitrophota bacterium genome harbors these coding sequences:
- a CDS encoding response regulator, with the protein MKIRILVVDDDPDIRDILKITLAEENYEVHEAKDGEEALALINSRAFDLVLLDYKMPKVDGRQVCALIKKDLLLRHMPVIMVTGKGDLNDKVGGIDAGADDYIVKPFEPKELIARIKMILRRTEIDLEANPLTRLPGNVSILNELSRRIESQEKFAVCYIDLDKFKSYNDKYGFEHGDQVIRETARILIRSTQELGSQGDFVGHIGGDDFVVVTSLESADGICEKIISDFDKIAPSFYNEHDRKLGYIIGKDRQGREQKVPILSVSIGVVTNEFRKIEHVAQIGEIGAELKEAAKRMEKSNFIKDKRR; encoded by the coding sequence ATGAAAATACGCATACTGGTTGTAGACGACGATCCGGACATAAGAGATATACTTAAAATTACCCTGGCGGAAGAAAACTACGAAGTCCACGAGGCAAAAGACGGGGAAGAGGCGCTGGCATTAATTAACAGCCGGGCATTTGACTTGGTATTGCTTGATTATAAAATGCCTAAGGTAGACGGCAGGCAGGTTTGTGCGTTGATTAAAAAAGACCTGTTGCTGAGGCATATGCCTGTAATAATGGTAACAGGCAAAGGCGATCTCAATGATAAGGTAGGCGGAATCGACGCAGGGGCTGATGATTATATTGTAAAACCCTTTGAGCCCAAAGAATTAATAGCGCGCATAAAAATGATATTGCGGCGTACCGAAATTGACTTAGAGGCCAATCCCCTTACCCGCCTGCCTGGTAACGTATCGATATTGAATGAGCTATCAAGGAGGATCGAAAGCCAGGAAAAATTTGCCGTCTGTTATATTGACCTGGATAAATTCAAATCTTACAATGATAAATACGGTTTTGAACATGGCGACCAGGTTATCCGTGAAACTGCCCGTATCCTTATCAGGTCAACGCAGGAGCTAGGCTCTCAAGGAGATTTTGTAGGCCATATCGGAGGCGATGATTTTGTAGTAGTCACATCTCTTGAATCTGCGGATGGAATTTGCGAAAAGATAATATCTGATTTTGATAAAATAGCCCCCTCTTTCTATAATGAACATGATAGAAAACTTGGTTATATTATTGGTAAAGACCGCCAGGGCCGCGAACAAAAGGTACCCATCCTGTCAGTGTCTATCGGGGTTGTCACAAATGAATTCAGGAAAATAGAGCATGTTGCTCAAATCGGAGAAATAGGGGCAGAATTAAAAGAAGCTGCTAAAAGGATGGAAAAATCAAATTTTATAAAAGATAAGCGCAGATAA
- the cpaB gene encoding Flp pilus assembly protein CpaB — MPLPKIPLSRQRLALIFGLVLGLLAIIMLRSYVNDQRVKADQEARKKLQMIQANQTSVLVAKKDLPPGTPIDPEMFETKIIFNNEKAPRAINSLSRIEGMIVAIPIAKGEQIVIDKLVYARGGGSLSDSTPSGKRAISINVDNIASLAGMIKPGNYVDVIAMVALPMSAGEGRTSAQPVVMPLFQNVQILAVGQETSMSPQISSSSRYGKEEKRDVSSIVTLALTPQEANILSFVQEQGKIRLVLRSPSDSKEEPIRPVSWDTVFQYLMPQQDRKNVPVEKPKPTVEIYRGSTRDVVTLSD, encoded by the coding sequence ATGCCTTTGCCAAAAATCCCCCTATCCAGGCAGCGATTAGCTTTAATCTTCGGGTTGGTCCTTGGTTTGCTGGCGATAATAATGCTTAGAAGCTATGTAAACGATCAGAGGGTTAAAGCTGACCAGGAGGCAAGGAAAAAATTACAGATGATTCAGGCAAACCAGACCAGTGTGCTTGTCGCAAAGAAAGACCTGCCTCCGGGTACGCCGATAGACCCCGAGATGTTTGAAACCAAGATTATTTTTAACAATGAGAAGGCGCCCCGGGCAATAAATTCTCTGTCCAGGATAGAGGGTATGATTGTAGCTATCCCTATTGCCAAAGGCGAGCAGATAGTAATAGATAAACTGGTCTATGCTCGCGGTGGCGGTAGTCTTTCTGACTCAACACCTTCAGGCAAGCGGGCGATTTCTATAAATGTCGATAATATAGCTTCATTGGCAGGCATGATTAAACCTGGAAATTATGTAGATGTAATAGCAATGGTAGCTCTGCCAATGTCTGCGGGAGAAGGCAGGACTTCTGCCCAGCCGGTAGTCATGCCTTTATTCCAGAATGTACAAATATTAGCAGTGGGACAAGAGACAAGCATGTCCCCGCAAATAAGCTCAAGCTCCAGATATGGTAAAGAAGAAAAAAGGGATGTATCTTCTATTGTGACGCTGGCGCTTACTCCGCAGGAGGCCAATATACTATCTTTTGTGCAGGAACAGGGTAAGATTAGGCTGGTTTTGCGTTCTCCTTCAGACTCGAAGGAAGAGCCTATCCGCCCGGTGAGCTGGGATACGGTTTTTCAATATTTGATGCCACAGCAGGACAGAAAGAATGTGCCGGTAGAAAAACCCAAGCCTACCGTTGAAATTTATAGGGGCTCAACTAGAGACGTTGTTACTTTATCTGATTAG
- a CDS encoding TonB family protein, with translation MNKRRLCKGFMMLSLFLLGLNSVISAAEVKLYMGETKVLAVSSPTRIAIGNPSVADVSNVNSNSITLVPKGLGSTSLVLWDIYGEQAYTLRVLPENIDYAKKRIDELLKSLNLPEVYTKSEEDEGRILLLGRVKTPQDRERISVLLGALKDKTIDLLEVREEEAVIEIDVQVLELNKDATKALGLTNPLSTQDGYSITEVGSPGLTGAKWSELFKVLSLKRTTAFNWTLFALVQEGKARILSRPRLACQSGKEAELLVGGEKPIFTTQVASAGGQGTEVEYKEYGIKLKIKPTISEEKRVKLALNVEVSEVGDAEIIGSVEAPTAKAFPLTKRTASTELFLDDGQTMAIGGLIKSKSEEDYTKTPGLADIPIFGMMFRKKSGKVGGGTGERGDSELYITLTPKVISEKIPAKKSDNDNKNIASSDQSAGVEPTSTEGVYAGLVQQRILKKISYPLSAKKAGFQGTVRLSLIISYQGELLGATIKDSSGYRVLDENAIAAARSVSSYPPFPSSIDSEEIEIEVPIVYQLN, from the coding sequence ATGAATAAAAGAAGACTTTGCAAGGGCTTTATGATGCTGAGTTTATTTTTGCTCGGCTTGAATTCAGTTATTTCAGCAGCCGAAGTCAAATTATATATGGGCGAGACAAAGGTTTTGGCTGTCAGCAGCCCTACCAGAATTGCTATCGGTAACCCTTCTGTTGCAGATGTCTCCAATGTCAACTCAAACAGCATAACCTTAGTCCCTAAAGGACTGGGCTCTACGTCGCTGGTGCTCTGGGATATATACGGAGAGCAGGCATACACTTTAAGGGTGCTCCCTGAGAATATAGATTATGCTAAAAAGCGGATTGATGAGCTGCTTAAGTCTTTGAATCTTCCTGAAGTTTATACTAAGTCGGAAGAAGATGAGGGCCGGATTTTATTGCTAGGCAGGGTCAAAACTCCTCAGGATAGGGAGAGAATAAGCGTTTTGTTGGGCGCTCTCAAGGATAAAACAATAGATCTCTTAGAAGTTAGAGAAGAAGAAGCCGTTATTGAAATAGATGTGCAGGTTTTAGAGCTTAATAAGGATGCAACAAAGGCTTTGGGGTTGACAAACCCGCTTAGTACTCAGGACGGATACAGCATCACTGAAGTAGGCTCTCCAGGATTAACAGGGGCAAAATGGTCAGAGCTGTTTAAAGTCCTAAGCCTTAAGCGTACCACAGCTTTTAATTGGACGCTTTTCGCTTTGGTCCAAGAAGGCAAAGCCAGGATATTATCTAGGCCAAGATTAGCTTGCCAGAGCGGGAAAGAAGCAGAGCTTTTAGTCGGAGGGGAGAAGCCGATATTTACTACGCAGGTTGCTTCTGCCGGAGGGCAGGGGACAGAAGTAGAATATAAAGAATATGGGATTAAACTCAAGATAAAGCCTACTATCAGCGAGGAGAAAAGAGTAAAGTTAGCCTTGAATGTTGAAGTAAGCGAGGTTGGTGATGCGGAAATAATCGGCTCAGTAGAAGCCCCTACTGCAAAAGCTTTCCCCTTGACCAAGAGGACAGCGTCTACAGAGTTATTTTTAGATGATGGGCAGACGATGGCAATCGGTGGTTTGATTAAGAGCAAGAGTGAAGAGGATTATACCAAAACACCCGGCCTTGCAGATATCCCGATATTCGGCATGATGTTTAGGAAAAAAAGCGGTAAAGTCGGAGGCGGCACAGGGGAAAGAGGAGATAGTGAATTATACATTACTTTAACTCCAAAAGTTATTAGCGAAAAAATTCCCGCCAAAAAATCAGATAACGATAACAAGAATATTGCCAGTAGCGATCAATCAGCAGGCGTTGAGCCTACATCTACCGAAGGGGTCTATGCAGGCTTAGTGCAACAGCGTATATTAAAGAAAATATCTTATCCGCTTTCTGCAAAGAAAGCCGGTTTCCAGGGTACGGTGAGGCTCAGTCTTATTATTTCCTATCAGGGTGAATTGCTCGGTGCCACGATTAAGGATTCTTCGGGTTACAGAGTGCTTGATGAAAATGCTATCGCAGCGGCCAGGAGCGTTTCTTCTTATCCGCCATTTCCTTCATCCATAGATTCGGAAGAAATAGAGATTGAAGTCCCGATAGTCTACCAGCTAAACTAA
- a CDS encoding pilus assembly protein TadA: MSKVIALFSTKGGVGKTLIAANLAVSLFKDYSKKVLLVDLDLHVVGDMARMLDVSPHRSIADIIVHIKKQPGDSVKKESYVSKTSIGVDFLPAVLKAQQSPHLDAQKLKDIFELYDKDYDFIIVDVGKSITDMLVSTLNQANLILLIVTPDILSIYQTKWTLDTLRSLHFPYKMIRLVLNRAESLASVSWQEVRINFPIDIIDQVPSDGRVVGNAVNRGVPVVIDNPKAKISASIRHLASLLVSRNDYFIERSEVSQMKVEEDMLEKPAQIWQAEGLTEALGKPETRDEDDEILKLKRRIHDRLIEELNLKRIDSKVFSDPKKARELRNKAEILVANLLVEEAGSFITSHDVRRKLTKEILDEALGLGPLEDLLADGAITDIMVNNKDEIYIEKNGKIELTTKKFISNEQVKTTIERIIAPLGRRIDESVPMVDARLPDGSRVNAIISPLSLTGPTLTIRKFRKERFTIDELIGIKTLSREMSDFIKACVLARKNIIVSGGTGSGKTTILNILSAFIPDYERIVTIEDAAELKLHQEHWVRLEARPPNIEGKGAVTIRDLFRNSLRMRPDRIIIGECRGLETMDMLQAMNTGHDGSMTTLHANSTHDVLVRLDSMILMSGVELPVRAIREMVASALHVIVHTARMSDGSRKIIEITEVAGMRDDIHVDLKDIFSFKQTGIDKEGNVLGDFQATGYIPSFIEEIKVKGIPLSEDMFKI; encoded by the coding sequence ATGTCAAAAGTCATAGCTTTATTCAGTACAAAAGGCGGCGTAGGCAAGACATTAATCGCAGCTAACCTTGCCGTAAGCCTTTTTAAGGATTATTCTAAGAAAGTATTGCTTGTAGACCTTGACCTTCATGTCGTCGGAGATATGGCCAGGATGCTGGATGTAAGTCCACATCGCTCAATAGCGGATATAATCGTTCATATCAAAAAGCAGCCCGGCGACTCTGTTAAGAAGGAGAGCTATGTCTCTAAGACGTCTATAGGGGTTGATTTTCTGCCCGCAGTCCTGAAAGCCCAGCAGTCTCCGCATCTTGATGCCCAAAAATTAAAAGATATATTCGAACTTTACGATAAAGATTATGATTTTATAATTGTAGATGTCGGCAAAAGCATAACCGACATGCTTGTTTCTACTTTAAACCAGGCAAATTTAATCCTCTTGATTGTAACCCCGGATATTCTATCTATCTATCAGACTAAATGGACGCTGGATACCTTAAGATCTTTGCATTTCCCATATAAAATGATAAGGCTTGTCCTTAATAGGGCTGAATCTTTGGCCAGCGTCAGTTGGCAGGAAGTAAGGATTAACTTTCCGATTGATATTATTGACCAGGTACCTTCTGATGGAAGGGTGGTAGGAAATGCAGTCAACAGGGGCGTGCCGGTAGTTATCGATAATCCCAAGGCCAAGATTTCCGCGTCAATAAGGCATTTGGCATCATTATTGGTATCCAGGAATGATTATTTTATTGAACGCTCTGAAGTCAGTCAGATGAAAGTCGAAGAGGACATGCTGGAGAAACCGGCCCAGATATGGCAGGCCGAAGGCTTGACAGAGGCTTTGGGCAAACCCGAAACCCGCGACGAGGATGATGAGATATTAAAACTTAAAAGGCGCATACACGATAGATTGATAGAGGAGCTTAATTTAAAAAGGATAGATTCAAAAGTATTCAGCGATCCTAAAAAAGCCAGGGAATTAAGAAATAAGGCAGAGATATTAGTTGCTAATCTTCTGGTTGAAGAGGCGGGTAGCTTTATTACTTCTCATGATGTGCGCAGAAAATTGACCAAAGAGATACTCGATGAGGCCTTGGGCCTTGGCCCGCTTGAAGATTTACTTGCCGATGGCGCGATAACCGATATCATGGTCAACAATAAGGACGAAATATATATAGAGAAAAATGGAAAAATTGAGCTTACTACCAAGAAGTTTATTTCTAATGAACAGGTAAAGACTACCATTGAAAGAATAATCGCTCCGTTAGGAAGAAGAATAGATGAATCTGTGCCGATGGTCGATGCCCGTTTGCCGGACGGCTCTCGTGTAAATGCGATAATTTCCCCGCTTTCGTTAACCGGGCCTACATTAACAATAAGAAAATTCCGCAAGGAAAGATTCACCATTGACGAGTTAATCGGTATTAAAACTTTAAGCAGGGAGATGTCGGATTTCATAAAGGCATGCGTTTTAGCAAGAAAAAACATCATTGTTTCCGGTGGTACCGGTTCCGGTAAGACAACCATACTCAATATTCTGTCTGCTTTTATACCGGATTATGAAAGGATTGTTACTATTGAGGATGCCGCTGAATTGAAACTGCATCAGGAGCATTGGGTTCGGCTTGAGGCTAGACCGCCGAATATCGAAGGTAAAGGCGCAGTAACAATACGAGATCTTTTCCGCAACAGCTTAAGGATGAGGCCGGATAGGATCATAATTGGTGAGTGTCGCGGGCTTGAAACCATGGATATGCTACAGGCGATGAACACCGGCCACGACGGTTCTATGACTACGCTTCACGCCAACTCAACCCATGATGTCCTGGTGAGGCTCGACTCTATGATTTTGATGTCAGGAGTTGAGTTACCAGTCAGGGCTATCAGGGAAATGGTGGCCTCAGCGTTACATGTTATTGTCCATACCGCCCGTATGTCTGATGGCTCAAGAAAGATTATAGAAATTACCGAAGTCGCAGGAATGAGGGATGACATCCATGTTGATTTAAAAGATATATTCTCGTTTAAGCAGACCGGCATAGATAAAGAGGGGAATGTATTAGGAGATTTCCAGGCAACAGGTTACATACCGTCATTCATTGAAGAGATCAAAGTCAAAGGTATTCCTCTTTCTGAGGATATGTTTAAGATATAA
- a CDS encoding DUF192 domain-containing protein — translation MKIINTTQNTILADKAVLADNPFSRMKGLLGRKALYDGEALVLKPANSIHTFFMRFSIDVIFLGRDNKVVKIISHLKPFRLSPLYFSSSIVIELPSGYIKKTNTKESDILSIQP, via the coding sequence ATGAAAATAATCAACACAACTCAAAATACAATTTTAGCAGATAAGGCTGTTTTAGCAGATAACCCTTTCTCTAGGATGAAGGGATTATTAGGCAGGAAGGCGCTTTACGATGGAGAGGCGCTGGTACTAAAACCCGCCAATTCCATTCATACATTCTTTATGCGTTTTTCCATAGATGTCATATTTTTAGGTAGAGATAATAAGGTAGTTAAAATCATATCTCACCTTAAACCCTTTAGATTATCCCCGTTATATTTTAGTTCTTCGATTGTAATAGAGCTACCTTCAGGATACATAAAAAAAACCAATACCAAAGAATCCGATATCCTATCCATCCAGCCTTAG
- a CDS encoding class III signal peptide-containing protein → MLSKRGQSTLEYVLILTAIIAAIILVANNFVRPRVGSSLDHVTNQMEQQANRIQFGAAPVE, encoded by the coding sequence ATGTTAAGCAAAAGAGGTCAGTCAACATTGGAGTATGTATTGATTCTTACTGCTATCATCGCTGCGATAATCTTGGTCGCCAATAATTTTGTCAGGCCAAGAGTAGGGTCATCTTTGGACCATGTAACTAATCAGATGGAGCAGCAAGCAAACAGAATCCAGTTCGGAGCAGCGCCAGTTGAATAA
- a CDS encoding class III signal peptide-containing protein: MFIHLNKRGQSTLEYALIIAVIIAALIAMQTYFKRGLQGRLKQASDDVGEQFSSGASYYDYTTQTSISSNEEVKPGVDDTSRGGITQTDTTQNVTRTGTEHVAEYGDTGEYWPQ, translated from the coding sequence ATGTTCATACATTTAAATAAAAGAGGCCAAAGCACATTGGAATACGCTCTTATTATAGCTGTAATAATAGCAGCTTTAATTGCTATGCAGACGTATTTCAAAAGAGGCCTTCAGGGCAGGTTAAAGCAAGCAAGCGATGATGTCGGCGAACAATTCTCATCAGGAGCCAGCTACTATGACTATACTACGCAGACCAGTATTTCATCTAATGAAGAGGTAAAGCCTGGTGTTGATGATACATCCAGAGGCGGGATCACTCAAACAGATACTACCCAGAATGTTACCAGGACAGGTACTGAGCATGTTGCTGAATACGGGGACACAGGCGAGTATTGGCCACAATAA
- a CDS encoding type II secretion system F family protein, with protein MEIYIYALIFASLLFILLGIFGFGSERSGKYKLPVNEIEVKKANMHQILTNMFPFTRKLLERLGTYQKLRLKLEGAHVNLSPIEFFNIKIILIFVLLIVSIFSFGKFEPMAIAVSLAAGYLLPEIWVALKIKKRKEEIVRRLPETVDLLSLCVEAGLDFTMAVKWVVEKVTLNPMLEELRFLLEEIKWGKSRSQALRDMSRRINVPEVTSFAQTLIQADRMGTPVGEAFMILSEDTRLRRFQRGERIALKAPIKILIPLIFCILPVIAIIIGGPILIQFSNNKLF; from the coding sequence ATGGAAATATATATATATGCCCTTATATTCGCAAGTTTATTGTTTATACTCTTGGGCATTTTTGGCTTTGGTTCGGAACGCAGCGGTAAATATAAACTGCCGGTAAATGAAATCGAAGTCAAAAAAGCAAATATGCACCAGATCCTTACTAATATGTTCCCGTTTACCAGGAAGCTTCTTGAAAGGCTTGGGACGTATCAGAAGCTGCGTTTAAAATTGGAAGGGGCACACGTAAATTTATCCCCGATAGAGTTTTTTAATATAAAGATAATATTAATATTCGTCTTATTAATCGTATCGATATTCTCATTCGGCAAGTTTGAACCGATGGCCATAGCTGTTTCTTTGGCTGCGGGGTATTTATTGCCGGAAATATGGGTTGCTCTAAAAATAAAAAAACGTAAAGAAGAAATAGTAAGGCGCCTTCCAGAAACGGTGGATTTATTAAGCCTTTGCGTTGAGGCAGGGCTTGATTTTACTATGGCAGTAAAATGGGTAGTTGAGAAGGTTACATTAAACCCTATGCTTGAAGAATTACGTTTCCTTCTTGAAGAGATAAAATGGGGCAAATCACGCTCCCAGGCATTAAGGGATATGTCAAGGAGGATAAATGTGCCTGAGGTTACATCTTTTGCCCAGACACTTATCCAGGCAGACAGGATGGGTACGCCCGTGGGTGAGGCATTTATGATATTGTCAGAAGATACTCGGTTAAGGCGGTTCCAGAGAGGCGAAAGAATAGCCCTTAAAGCGCCTATTAAGATACTGATACCTTTGATATTTTGCATATTACCGGTTATCGCAATTATTATCGGCGGGCCGATACTTATACAGTTTTCGAACAATAAATTATTTTAA